From Chloroflexota bacterium, one genomic window encodes:
- a CDS encoding phage tail protein codes for MDINEPAFALHGSVELVALRGDEVVWRSETSNLIVTVGKDAMAKLLGGNRAQTLTKIGFGTSGTPAAIGDTALTGVFSKALDQKRYNGYTGTWYGNNVNVSAGQIRCEWLLLNTEANGMSIREFGLLFSDDVLFARYLRPPSGSPDTILKQADMTLAGAWTINCGV; via the coding sequence ATGGACATTAACGAACCAGCTTTTGCATTACATGGCTCTGTGGAGCTTGTTGCCTTGCGCGGCGACGAAGTAGTGTGGCGCTCCGAAACATCGAATCTGATTGTCACGGTTGGTAAAGACGCAATGGCAAAACTGCTCGGCGGCAACCGCGCACAGACACTCACGAAAATCGGTTTTGGCACGAGCGGCACTCCGGCAGCAATCGGTGATACGGCGCTGACAGGCGTATTCTCAAAAGCACTTGACCAAAAGCGGTACAATGGCTATACCGGAACATGGTACGGAAACAACGTCAACGTTTCGGCGGGACAAATTCGCTGTGAGTGGCTTTTACTCAATACGGAGGCAAACGGCATGAGTATTCGTGAGTTCGGTTTGCTTTTCAGTGATGATGTGTTGTTCGCCCGCTACCTGCGACCACCATCCGGCTCACCGGACACAATTTTGAAACAAGCGGACATGACGCTGGCAGGCGCATGGACAATCAACTGTGGAGTCTAA